The Tautonia plasticadhaerens nucleotide sequence GGGGATCGGAACGATTCTCGCCCGTTCCGGCGCGTCTCGGAACCTCAATCCGACCCGGAACCGGATCCGGAGAGGACGCCGCCCGCCCGCGTGATCTGCGGGCGGGCGAGTGCGGCCCCCATCCTCGGGCAGACGCTCAGGGCATGGGCGGCCGCACGGTGGGGGAGGGCACGGGGTCGGTGATCGGGTCGGGCGCGGGCGCCGGCCGGGGGTCGGGGGTGACCCGGGGCAATGGATCGAGCTCGGGCTCCGGCTCCACCTCCGGCAACGGGGGCCGCACCGTCGGGTCGGCCGGGGAGGCCGATCCGGGGACGACGACCTCCGCCCGATCGGGTGCGACCAGCTCGCTGACGACCTGCGAGACGCCCAAGGTCGACGCCGCCAGGGCGACGGCCCGATCGGCGGCCTCCGCGCTGGGCACGCTCCCCCGGAGCAAGACCACGCCGCCGGGCCGGGACTCCAGATACAGCCGGGAGCCGGCCAGCTGCTTGTCCCAGTGCAGTCGGCTGTAGACCCGGGCGATCACCTCCATCGACTCGACGGCCCCCCTGGTCCGGGCGAAGGCCGTCCTCAGGCCCCGCTCGACGGCCCGGCCGGCCGTGTCGAGCGCCCCGCCCACGACCTCCCCGACCTGCTCCGCCGGGCCGTCGGGCCGGAGGAGCTGGGCGTTCCCGGTCGAGGCCGGCACGAGCATCCCGGCGAGGGTCACTGTCAGGCAGGTCACGGCGCCGAATCGCGTGCGGGTCCGCATCGTCGCATCCTCTTTTCTCATCATGCAGGCTCGGGGTCCGGGTTCGATCGCGACGGGTCGCCTCCCGACGGGCCGGGCAGGACGAAGCATCAATACCCATCGCTCGGGTCGGAGTCGAGCCGGATTGTCCGATTCGAGAGGTGTGTGTCGTGGTGGGCCGGGCTCGACGCTTGATCCACCGCAAGCCCCATGCCAGGTCCCCCCCGGGTGTCGGAGGGCGGGCCGCAACGGCCCCGGGGGGCCGTTGCGGCCGGGGTCGTCGTCAGCGATCGAGGGGCGACGACGGCGGCGGGCCGTCGAGCCTCCGGACCTGGACGAGGTTGTCGAAGAACGTCGCGCCGCCTCCCATGTCGGTGAGGGCGGACGAGGTGGTGGCGTTGACTCCCGAGCCCCCCGGGACGAGCCTCGACCAGTAGATGCCCGGGCTCGTCGCCGACCCCGACCTCACGGCCCCGGTCAGGGCCACCCGGGCGACGAACCGGCCCCGGTCATTGAAGACCTCGGCCCAGTCCCCCTCGGCCATCCCCCGCGAGGCGGCGTCCTCGGCCGAGAGCTCGATCGTCGGGTCGCCGGCGGCCTTGCGGTGGGACTCGGAGTTGGCGAACGTCGAGTTGAGGAACTGCGGCCGAGGCGGGCTGAGGAGCTGGATCGGGAACCGGGAGGCAAGCTCGGGCCGGGTCTGAGGGTCCTCGTGCGGCGGGACGAAGGAGGGCAGCGGGTCGAGCCCGTCGGCCTCCATCCGCGCCGAGTACAGCTCGCACTTTCCCGATGGGGTGGGGAAGACGCCGTCGGCGAACGGGCGATAGTCGTCGGGGAGGTCCAGGCGGATCGACCCGGCCTCCTTCAGCCGATCCGGCGCGATGCCGGCCAGGGCCGGGCCCCCGTCGAGGGCCTGACGCATCAGCGTCTCGTCGTCCGGGAACAGTTCGGGAGCGAACCCGAGCCGGGCGGCGAGGGCCCGGAAGACGTCGGCGTTCGACCGGCTCTCGCCCATCGGGGCGATCGCCCGGGGGTTGTGCATGACGAAGTGGTGGCCGTAGGACGTGTGGATGTCCTCGTGTTCCAGCTGCGAGGTGGCCGGCAGCACCACGTCGGCGTAGTCGACCGTGTCGGTCGGGAACAGCTCGTGGACGACGGTGAACAGGTCCTCTCGGAGAAATCCCTCGACCACCTTCCCCTGGTCCGGCGCCACGGCGGCCGGGTTGCAGTTGTAGACGTACAGGGCCCGGACCGGGGGGCCGGGCAGCTCGCCGAGCAGCGCCTCGCCCAGCCGATTCATGTTGATCGACCTCGTGCCGGGAGGGGACAGGTCGGGGCGGGTGAGGGCCATCGAGTTGAGCCCGTAGGTGCCGCTGGTCGACAGCAGCACGCCGCCGCCCCGATGGCGCCAGGCGCCGACGATCGCCGGCAGGCAGGCGATCGTCCGGACGGCCATCCCGCCCCCGCCGTGCCGCTGGAGCCCGTAGTTCACCCGGATCAGCGACGGGTGCTCGGTCGCATACCGCCGGGCCAGGGCCTCGATCTCCTCGGCGGCGACGCCGGTGATCTCCGACACCCGATCCGGCGGATACTCGTCCAAGGCCCGATCTCGGAGCCGATCGGCCCCGACGGTGCCCCGGTCGAGGTAGTCCTGGTCCTGCAAAAGGTCGCGCCAGATGACGTGCATCAGGCCCAGCGCCAGGGCGGCGTCGGTGCCGGGGCGGGGCTGCAGGTGCCAGTCGGAGCGTCGGGCGGTGGGGCTCCTGTAGGGGTCGATGGTGACGATCGTCGCGCCCCGCCGCTTGCGGGCCTCGATCATCAGGCTCCAGAGGTGGCTGTTGGTGTTCGCCGTGTTCGAGCCCCAGTTGATGACCAGCCGGCAGTCGACCGCCCCCATCGGGTCGGCGCCGAGGCGTCCGGCCCCCATCGTGTACTCGTAGCCCACCCCCCCGGCGGTGGCGCAGATCGTCCGGTCGAGCTTCGAGGCGCCGAGGAGGTGGAAGAAGCGGCGGTCCAGGCTCTCGGCCTGGATCTTCCCCATCGTGCCGTAATAGCTGTACGGCAGGATCGCCTGCGGCCCGTCGGGTGACCCGGCGACGGACCGGAACCGCTCGGCGATCAGGTCGATCGCCTCGTCCCAGCCGATCCGCTCGAACCGCCCCCGGCCCGGGCCCTTCGGGCCGACCCGACGCATCGGGTGCATCAGCCGATCGGGGCTGTAGACCCGGTCGAGGTACCTCGCCATCTTTTGGCAGAGGAACCCCCGGGTGAACGGGTGGTCGCGATCACCCCTCAGGTCGACCGCGACGCCGTCCCGCACGGTGACGACCATGCTGCACGTGTCCGGGCAGTCGAGCGGGCAGACGTTCTTGACGACGGTCAGCGGGGCGGTAGCCAAGGGGGCCGGTCTCCGATGGGAAGTTCGAGGGCTCGATGCCCCGTGGTCGGGAAGGCCCGAGCCGGGAGTCGACTCCGGGAGATCCGAGCTGATCAGGAGGCGATCGGCCGGACCGGGGGCTCGGGCCCCCGGCGCTCGGCATCCCGGACCGACCGCAGCAGGATCCCGCCGGCCAGGGCGGCTCCCACGATCGGGAGGATCCAGGTGAGGGTGAGCATCGACACATAAAGCAGTTCGACCAGGACCGAACCGGACGCCCGAAACGTCGCCTCCACCAGGGGCCACCAGAGGCGCTCGGCCCGGACATGGTAGCCGTACCAGAATTCACCGAGCGGGGAGCCGGGCGAGGACCGGCCCGCGAGGTACGACCCGGCCGCGATGCCGCCCCCCCAGAGGAAGCCGAGCCAGAACTCCCGGGCCCGGCCCCGTCCCCGAACGGCGAGCAAACCCCCGAAGTTGAACGCCAGCAGCAGCACGGCCCCCCCGATCCGCAACTCGAGCCCATGGCCGGCGATCATGGCCCGGACGGCCCCGAGGTCCGCGGCGAGCACCCCCACCGCGATCATCATCTGACCGATCTGGAACCGGAACCGCCACATCCGGCACGCCCCCAGGCCCGGGTCGTCGCCCCGCCTCACTCCCTGCCGGTCCACGCTCGCACAGCACGAGGGCCGAGACAAGGAGAATGCCGGCCCATCCGCCCCCCCGATCCGGGGGTGACAGCCCCCCATCCCCGCCGACACCCCCGGGCCCCGGGACGTTCGCCCGCTTGCCTGAGGATCGCCCCGCGCCCAGAATAGCCCCATGAACGATCCCCCCTGGCGAATCGCGATCGAACGGGCATTGACCCTCCAGGGCCACGACCCGGCCTCTCGCTGGGTGCAACTGGCGACCGTCGCCCTCGACGGGGCGCCGGCGGTGAGGACGGTCGTCTTCCGGGGGTTCCTGCCGGGCGCCGACACGCTCGAATTCACCACCGATCTCCGCAGCGCCAAGGCCGAGCAGCTCGCCGAGGATTCCCGGGCCGAGGCCTGCTGGCTGTTCCGGGAGAGCCGGGAGCAATTCCGCCTGGCCGGGCGGCTCCGGCTGGTCGCCGAGGACCACCCCGAGGCCGACCTGGCCGCAGCCCGGCTCGCGAGATGGGGGGAGGCGCCGACCTCGACCCGCCTGAGCTTCTCCTGGCCCGACCCCGGCGCCCCCCGGGCCGAGCCCAGGCGGTTCCGCGTCCCGGCCCCCGAGCCCGACCGCCCCCCGCCCACCTTCGCCCTGCTGCTGCTGGAGCCCGACCGGGTCGACCACCTGGACCTCCGCCCCGATCCCCACGCCCGGATCCGCTACCACCGCCCCGGAGGACCAGGCGGCAGGGCCCCCTGGGAGGCGGTCGAGGTCAACCCCTGAGCCCGGAGGAGCCCTATCGTGCTCCCCTCGGGCAGCACCCCGAGGCCGAGGCCGAGCGGCTCCGCAGGCCGATCAGCGCCCGGGCGTCTGCGGGCGCTCGTCTTCGTCGACCGAGACCCCGTCCATGATCTCCTCGACCCGGGACTCTCCGAAGACTCGGATGACCTCGGCCCGGAGGCGGTCGAGATCCTCGGCCGAATCGACTTCCCCGGACAGGGATGCCGCCCCGATCGACAGTTCCTCGATCTCGACCCCGGAGAACGCGGGATCGGCGGCGAGGATCGGCTTGAGGAGCGCCCGATCGTCGAGAAATCGGCGATGGTAGGCGTTCGTCTCGCCCTGCAGGCCGCCGACCGCCCAGCCAATCCCGAACGAGACGGCCAGGGCCCCGAGCAGGGCGGCCACGCGCGATAGCCGGCCGATCATGCCGGCGCCCCTCCTCGATCGAGCCGCTCCATCAGCAACCGCAAGTACGAGCGCACCTCGACCTGATCGGCCCCCAGGCCGAGCCGGCCGGCCAGCTCCAGGACGTATTGCTGGGCCTCGGGAAGGTCCGCCGGCCCGTGGGCGATCGCCTCGACCTCGGCGAAGACCCCGAGGCCGTCGACCGTGTCGAGCCCCACCTGCATGGGCCTCCCCTCGAAGCTCAGGCGGTAGCCGATGCGCGTCTTCCGCACCGTCGCCACCGGGCGGAAGCCGAGGTTGACGAACAGCCGCTCCATCCGGGCCAGGGAGTCGGCGCCGGCCTCGTAGGTCAGCTCCAGCTCCTCCCGGGTCTTGGTCGGGCCCGCGAGCTTCGGCCCCTTGTACGTGACCCGGTTCTCCGCCCCATCGCGGCGGAGTCGGAGCGCCTCGTCCGTCTCACGGAAGTCGCGGGACGGGTGCGACAAATAAATATCCTCTTGTTCGACCGCTTCCCCCGCCTGCCCCCCCAGCTCCGCCAGGAGACGCGCTAGCGCCGCGTGGTCGGCCCCCCGGAACTTCATCTCGACCTCGAACGGGCTCATCGTCAATGCTCCGGAACATGCCTGCATGATGAGGGATCGAGATGGGCGGATACGCGGCAGCCTATCCCTCCCCCCCCGGCCGGTCAACCGCCCCCCCGGCCGGGACTCGACTTCGGGCCTCCCGCCTCCTACGATTCCCCCACACATCCGACAGTTGTCCCAGGGGCCCCGGACGCGGGGAGCCCCCGGGGCGGTCGACCGACCGATCGGGCCTTCCCACCCGTCTCCCGAACCGATCGAGGCTTGAGGATCATGAACGCCGACGCCCCCCGACCGCCGCAGCAGGCCCGACTCCGGGGCCCAGGGCTGGGACCTCGCGGCCTGATGCGATGGGTCTACACGAGCAACCCCTTCTACGTCATCAGCGCCGGGCTGGTCTTCCTCGGGCTGCGAGCCTCCTTCGACGCGAGGGGGCCGGCCGTCGAGACCGGGGCCTTGATGGTCGGCCTGGCCTCCTACACCCTCCTGCTGGCGGCCACGGCGGTGTTCCTGGTGCGACGGGGCAAGGTCTGGGACGACGTGAGGACGGTCCTCCTGCTCGTCGTCCTCATGTTCCTGGCCACCTCGGTTGCCTTCGACGAGACGCTCGCCGGCAGCCCGGCGACGGGGGGGACGCTGTACCTGGTCGGCCTCGGATTCGCCATGCTCGTCAGCGAGTCGGTGCTCCGGAGGCTCGGGCTCGGGCTGAGGGCGTGGTATCGCCTGCCCTATCACCTGATGCTCGCGCTCTTCTTCCTCTACCCGATCGGCCTGGCGACCCGGGTCGGCCGCCCCGACGACCCGGGCCTGATGTGGGCCCTCTTCGGCTTCTCGCCGATGGCGGGGCTGGCCTGCCTGGCCCTGCTGCCGGCGGCGAGGCGAGGCCCGCCCTACGCCGAGAAGGACGGCAGCCCCTGGCGATGGCCCCTCTACCCCTGGGTCCTGTTCGGCCTTCTCGCCGCGGCGGCCTGCGCCCGGTCCTACTCGCTCTGCGTGTCGTTCCACTTCGTGATGGAGGACCGGTCGATCTTCGGTCCCTATTTCCTCGTGCCCGTCCTGATGCCCTGCGCGGTCCTGCTGCTGGAACTGGGCCGATCGAGCCGAGGCAAGGGGGCGGGCCGGGTCTCCACGACCCTGGCCCTGCTGGCCCCGATCGGCCTGCTGGCCCTGGCGATGCTCGGCCACGACCGGCCGGACCCGGTCTACCATCGGTTCCTCTCCGAGTTCCGGGGCCGGCTCGGGGGCACCCCGGCCTTCCTCACCCTGCTGGGCGCCCTGCCCCTCTACATCCTGGCGATCCGACGCCGGGTCCCCGGCGGGCTCGACGCCCTGTCCCTGGCCCTGGTGGCCCTGGCGGTCGTCGGGCCGACGACCCTGGACCTCGACTCGCTCTCCCCCGCTCGGCCGATGCCGTTGGCGCTGGCATCGCTGGTCCAGGCGATCCCGGCGATCCGGCGCCGGGACGAGGCCCGAGGGCTGATCGCCTCGGCCTTCGCGATCGGTTCGGTCGCCTCGGCGATGCCCGACTCGGCACCGGGGGCGCTCCCGGTGATCGTCGCGGCCCACCTGGCGTTGCTCGCGGCGATGGGGTTCGGCCTGCGGCCGGGGGATCTCGGCGGACTGTCGCGCGACCTCGCCCTGGCGATGATCCCGATGCTCGGGCTGGCCTGGCTCTCCGGCGGCTTCGCCAACCTGTTCGACCGGCTCGGGCCGGCGGCCGACGCGTGCTACCTGCCGGCGCTGGCGTGCCTGTCCGGATCGTACGCGGCGATCGGCGGCGGCCGGCCGTTCTCCCGGGCGGCGGTGATCCTGCTGGCGGGCTGGTCGCTCCTCTACGGGGCCCGATGGTATCTCGCCCTGCGTCGGTTCGTCCCCGGGCTCGACCAGATCATGCTCGGCCTGCTCTCGTTCCTGGTCGCGACGCTGATCAGCCTGGCCAAGGCCGGCCTCCTGCCCCGGCGGAGGCCGCCGGGCTGCCTCGCCCTGCCCGGGGAATCCGAGGGCCCGCCTCGGGGCCCCTCGGGCTGCCCTTGATCCGGCCCGACAGCCATGGACTCGGGGATCGAGGCCCGGGGGACTCCTCCGATCGGCGAGGGTCCGGCGTCCCCCGGGCGTACCTCCCGAAGCCCGTCGTCGGACCATGCTCCGACGACGGCTCCAGGATCAGCCGAGCCACTCCGGCGCGTGCCGGGCGTCGTCCGGGACATGCTCGGAGAGGAGGTCGCGGAGGTCCAGCCGCATCAGCTCGGCCAGGCGCTTGCTCGGCGTACGCTCGATCTCCTGGACGAGCTTCAGCGCCAGCACGTGCCACTCGGTCGCCGCGTGGGGGCAGGTGAAGACGTCCCGCCGCCGCTTCGAGCCGGCCATCGATTCGGCCAGGCCGGCGGCGGTGGGCACGTCTCGCCTGGCGTCGCAGGCCGTCCCGCAGACGCGGCAACGGGCCTCGTCGAGCTCGCCGGGCTCGGCGTAGATGATGTCATAGCCTTTGTGGTGCATCTCAATACAGCTCATAGATGTGCTCGCCGCCGTGCGCCGGGTTGCCGATGAGCGTCCGGCTGCGGAGGTCGACCACGAAGTCCAGGTGCTCCAGCGGCAACTGGCCGATCAGCGCCGGGGTCCCGTCAGGGACTTCGAGCACGTCCATGGTGCAACTCCGGCCCCGATCGTCAGCCGGACTGCCTCGTACATGCCGGCCTCGCCGACCCCGGAGCTGCTCCGGACCCGCCTGGTGCCCGTCCGGGAGAGGCCGAGGCGTCGGATCATCTCGGTCGGCAACGAGAGCAGGGTGGCTCCCGTGTCGACGAGGGCATCGGGCACCGTCTCGGCTCGGGCCTCGTCCGGGGTCATCACTCCCTTCTTCACGGCCCAGAGATCCTCGAGGTTTTCGATCCTGGCCTCGGTCACGGCTCGACCCACCGGTTCCGTCTCCATCGGTTTGCCTCCTTCGAGACGATGACTCCCACTCGGCCATGCGATCGGAAAGGATCCGCCCTCGGCCAACTCCGCGACCCGGGCCGGAGGGAGGCTCACGACCGGAAGGCCTCCGGCACCGGCGGGGCGGCCGGACGGTCGGGGCGGAAGTCGGTCAGGTCGACGAACGGGCGGCGCCCGAGCAGCAGGTCCGCCACGACCTCGGCGGTCGCGGGCGAGAGCTGCAAGCCCGACCGGCGGTGGCCGGCGGCCACGATCAGGTTTTCATACCCCGGGACGACCCCGATGATGGGCCGCGAGTCCATGCTGCCGGGCCTCAACCCGGCCCAGGTGGCCTCGACGGCCGAGTCGGCCAGCACCGGGCAGAGGCGGATCGCCAGGTCGATCAGGTCCCTCGAAGCCGAGGCGGTCGGCCGGGCGTCGAAGCCGGCGTCCTCCTCGGTGGCGCCGACGAGCACCCGGCCGTCGTCCCGGGGGACGAGGTACCGGCTGCCCAGCTCGACGATCCGCCGCAGGACCGGCCGCTCCGACCGCAGCAGGACGATCTGCCCCTTCACCGGGGGCGTCGCCACCCGGACTCCCAGCGAGCCGAGCAGATCCCCGGTCCACGGCCCCGCCGAGACGACCGCCGAGCCGCAGGGGATCGGCCCCGCCGGCGTCTTCACGGCGATCACCCGACCGCCGCTGACCTCGAATCCGGTGCATGGCACGCCGGGGAGGAGCCTCGCCCCCCGCCGCCCGGCCGAGTCGGCCAGCGCCCGCAAGTGCCGGGGGTTGCGGATCTGGGCGCGGTCGGGCACGAAGTAGGCAACCCGGAGCTCGGGGCTCAGTGCCGGCTCGACCCGGTCGAAGTCCCTCGGCTCCAGCCGCTCGAAGGCGATCCCCTCGGCCCGCCAGCGGCCCGCGGCGGCCATCAGGTCGTTCTCCCCCTTGGGATCGAAGGCGACGTCGACGGCGCCGGACCGTCGGTAGCCGTTGTCGATGCCCGTCTCCTCCCGGAGCCGCTCCGACCACTCGGGGTACAGGCCGGCGCTCCGGGTCCGGAGCCTGGCCATCGGCAGCGCCTGGGGGATCTCCGAACCCGGGGCGATGATCCCCGCCCCCGCCCAGCTCGCCTCCCGTCCCAGCTCCCGGCGGTCGAGCACGACCGGCCGCAACCCCTCCCGCGCGAGCAGGTAGGCGATCGACAGGCCGATCACGCCGCCGCCGACGACGACGACATCCGGGTGCGACTTCGATTCGGGCATCGGTCCTCCTTCGAGTCGATCCTAGCAGAACGGCCCGATCGGCGCCGATCCGGTGGGGATGCGGGGCGGGCGAGCGTCGAGCGGCCTGCGAGGCCGGGGCTCGCCCGGCCGGCCCCGATCCATCCCCACCCTCCCCGGGACGGCATGCCGTCCCCCTCCCCCCTCCTAGGCGACCCGGCGAGGGTTCCCCCTCCCGGCCCCGGGTTTCGACCTGGGCCCTTGCCAACGGCCGATCGGCCGACCATAGTGCACACTGCGCGGCCCCACCCCGCCCGTCGACCGAGGCCGCCCCGTGTCGGCATCTTCCGCGACGCGATGCGACGCGAGACGCCATCGCCCCCCAGGGAGGTCCCCCCCGATGCCACCTGAAGACATCAAGGCCCCGGACGCCGTCGAGCGACCGGGCCACAGCCGCCGCGACTTCCTGCGGGGCTCGGGCCTGGCCGCCGCCGGCGTCGCGCTGGCCGGATCGGCCGCCGACGAGGCCCGAGCCGACGTCGAGACCGTCGACGGCGTCGAGATCTATTCCGGCTCCTGCCCGATCGAGCTGCAGGTCAACGGCGAGGCGATGAGCGTCACCGTCGAGCCGCGCTCGACCCTGCTCGATACGCTCCGCAACCGGCTCGACGTGACCGGCCCGAAGCGCGTCTGCGACCGGGCCAGCTGCGGCGCCTGCACCGTCATCCTCGACGGCGACGCGGTCTACTCCTGCACCACCCTGGCGATCTCCTGCACCGGCCACGAGGTCCGCACGCTGGAGAGCTTCGAGACCGCCGAGGGGAGCGTGCCGCACGCCTTCCACCAGAACGACGCCCTGATGTGCGGCTACTGCACGCCGGGCTTCGTCACCGCTTGCCAGGCCTGGCTGGAGAAGAACCCCGGCGAGGAGCCGACCATCGACGACATCAAGCAGGGGCTCGACGGCAACATCTGTCGCTGCGGCACGTACATCGGCGTCTTCCAGGCGGCCCTCGACGCCGCCAAGGCCATGCAGAACGGGAGGGCCTGAGCCATGGCGACCTGGCCCGAAACCACCAAGGTCATCCACACCGAGGTCCCCCGGCTCGACGGCCTGGCCAAGGCCTCCGGCCGAGCCAAGTACCCCTCGGACGAGCGGCCCGACGGCCTCCTCTTCGCCGTCGTGCTGCACAGCCCCCACGCCCACGCCAAGATCACCAAGATCGACACCTCCGAGGCCGAGTCGATCCCCGGCGTCAAGGCCGTCCACCTGATCGCCCAGGAGGGGGCCACCGTCCGCTACCACGGCGAGGAGATCGCCGCCGTCGCCGCCGAGACCGAGGAACTCGCCCGGGACGGCTGCCGCGCCATCAAGATCGACTTCGAGGTCCTCCCCCACGCCGCCACCGAGGAGCAGGCCCTCGCCGAGGGCGCCCCCAAGCTCACCCCCCGGGGCAACACCCAGGAGGGCCGGGCCCAGGAGGACGGCGACCCCGACGCAGCGCTGGAGCAGGCCGCCGCCAAGGTCGAGGGGCACTACTCCCTGCCGGTCATCACCCACGTCTGCTTGGAGACCCACGGCCAGGTCGTCCGCTGGGACGGCCCGGACAAGATGACCGTCTGGGCCAGCACCCAGAACGTCGACGGCGTCGAGGCCGAGATGGCCGGGGCCTTCGAGATCCCGGCCCCCAACGTCACCGTCTTCACCGAGGTCATGGGCGGCGGCTTCGGCTCCAAGTTCGGCGCCGACAGCTGGGGCGTCACCGCCGGGGAGCTCGCCAAGAAGGCCGGCCAGCCCGTCTGGCTGTTCCTCGACCGCGTCCAGGAGCACCTCACCGCCGGCAACCGCCCCAGCGCCTCGGCGAAGATCACCCTGGCCGCCGACCAGGACGGCAAGATCACCGCCCTGGTGGCCGAGACCCAGGGCACCGGCGGCATCTCCCGGGGGGCCGCCTTCCCGCTGCCCTACGTCTACGAGGTGCCCAACAGCCGACGGGTCCACGTCGACGTCCGCGTCAACGGCGGCAACGCCCGCGCCATGCGCGCCCCGGGACACCCCCAGGGCTGCGCCATGATGGAGTTCGCCGTCGACGACCTGGCCGAGACGCTCGGCATGGACCCGCTTCAGGTCCGCCTCAAGAGCCTCGCCCAGGAGGACATCGTCCCCAGCGGGGCCGGGGACCCGGTCAACCGGACCGAGGTCTACAAGGAGCAGGTCGAGCTGGGCAGCAAGGCCATCGGCTGGGACCGGCGCAAGAGCCGGGCCGACAACGCCAAGGCCGAGGGCCCGCTCAAGCGCGGCTTCGGCATGGCCCTGCACCAGTGGGGCGGCGGCGGGCGGCCCGACAAGCAGGTCACCTGCATCGTCAACCCCGACGGCTCGGTCGAGATCCGCAGCGCCACCCAGGACATCGGCACCGGCTGCCGCACGATCCTCGCCCAGATCGCCGCCGAGGTCTTCGGCCTGAAGACCACCGACATCACCTCCAACATCGGCAACTCCCAGTTCCCGCCCGGCCAGGCCTCCGGCGGCTCGACCACCACCCCGTCGATGGCCCCCCCGGCGTATAACGCCGCGCTGAAGGCCCGGGAGGCCCTCTTCGCCAAGATCGCCGGCGCCCTGGACGCCGAGCCGGGCGACCTGGAGGCCCGCGACGGCGTCATCCTCGTCAAGGGCGAGCGCGAGGTCCCCTGGAAGGAGGCCTGCCGCAAGCTCGGCACCATGCCGGTCAACGTCACCGAGGGCTACCTCGAAGGGCTCACCGCCCAGGGCGTCGCCGGCTGCCAGTTCGCCGACGTGACCGTCGACGTCGAGACCGGCGTGGTCAAGCTCAACAAGATCGTCGCCGTGCAGGACACCGGCCTGATCCTCAACCCCCTGACCTGGAAGAGCCAGGTCTACGGCGGCGTGATCATGGGCCTCAACTACGGCCTCTTCGAAGAACTCGTGATGGACCCGACCACCGGCCTGTCCCTGAACCCCGACATGGAGCTCTACAAGCTCGCCGGGGCCAGCGACATCCCGGAGATCGAGATCATCCCCTTCGACAACGAGCAGATGCGCAAGCGGGGCGTGATCGGCGTCGGCGAGCCGCCGACGATCGCCACCGCCGCCGCCATCGGCAACGCCGTGGCCAACGCCCTCGGCACCCGCGTCCCCAGCTTCCCCATGTCCCCCTGGAACGTCCTCAACGCCCTGGCCAAGGCCTGATCCCCCGCCGTCGGCGACCGGTCGCCGGAGCCGTCGGGCCGATGCGATGAGACACGAGCGATGACGCATGGCGGATGGTGGATGACCGACTTGAGTTGACCGCCCGAGCCCGGGACCCCGGTCATCCGGCATCCGACATCCTCGCTCGCCCATCCATCGGCCCGCCCCCCCGCCCGGAGCCGCCCCGAGGATCGCCCCGAGGAGCTACCGATTCCCATGAATGCCTTCGAATACGCCAGCCCGACCAGCGTCGAGCAGGCCGTTCGGGCCCTGGCCGGCGCCCAGTCCAGCGAGGGCCTCTCCGGCGGCACGGACCTGCTCTGCCGCCTGAAGGATTACATCTCCAGCCCCGACCGCGTCGTCTACCTCAAGGCGATCGGCGACGAGGGCTTCCGCGGCATCACCGCCGAGGGCGACAAACTCGCCATCGGTGCCGGCACCACGTTGGCCCAGTTGCTCGAGGACGAGACGATCGCCTCGAAGTACCCGGCCCTCAAGCAGGCCGCCCGGTCGATCGCCACGCCGCAGATCCGCAACATGGCGACCGTCGCCGGCAACCTGCTCCAGCGCCCCCGGTGCTGGTACTATCGCTCGGGCTTCGGCCTGCTCGGCGGCCGCCGCGACGAGGGCTCCCAGGAGAAGCTCGTCCGGGAGTTGGAGGGCGAGTTCGCCCCCTACAACATCAACCTCGTCGGCCTGCCCGAGGACGGCCACCTCGTCCGGCTGGGCGACAACCGCTACCACGCCATCTTCATGACCGACGGCGACGCCCTCTACGTCAACCCCTCCAACCTCGCACCCGCCCTGATCGCCCTGGGGGCCGAGGCCGAGGTCGTCGGTTCGAACGGCAAGCGCACCGTCCCGGTCGCCGAGCTGTAC carries:
- a CDS encoding BON domain-containing protein — encoded protein: MRTRTRFGAVTCLTVTLAGMLVPASTGNAQLLRPDGPAEQVGEVVGGALDTAGRAVERGLRTAFARTRGAVESMEVIARVYSRLHWDKQLAGSRLYLESRPGGVVLLRGSVPSAEAADRAVALAASTLGVSQVVSELVAPDRAEVVVPGSASPADPTVRPPLPEVEPEPELDPLPRVTPDPRPAPAPDPITDPVPSPTVRPPMP
- a CDS encoding molybdopterin-containing oxidoreductase family protein, whose protein sequence is MATAPLTVVKNVCPLDCPDTCSMVVTVRDGVAVDLRGDRDHPFTRGFLCQKMARYLDRVYSPDRLMHPMRRVGPKGPGRGRFERIGWDEAIDLIAERFRSVAGSPDGPQAILPYSYYGTMGKIQAESLDRRFFHLLGASKLDRTICATAGGVGYEYTMGAGRLGADPMGAVDCRLVINWGSNTANTNSHLWSLMIEARKRRGATIVTIDPYRSPTARRSDWHLQPRPGTDAALALGLMHVIWRDLLQDQDYLDRGTVGADRLRDRALDEYPPDRVSEITGVAAEEIEALARRYATEHPSLIRVNYGLQRHGGGGMAVRTIACLPAIVGAWRHRGGGVLLSTSGTYGLNSMALTRPDLSPPGTRSINMNRLGEALLGELPGPPVRALYVYNCNPAAVAPDQGKVVEGFLREDLFTVVHELFPTDTVDYADVVLPATSQLEHEDIHTSYGHHFVMHNPRAIAPMGESRSNADVFRALAARLGFAPELFPDDETLMRQALDGGPALAGIAPDRLKEAGSIRLDLPDDYRPFADGVFPTPSGKCELYSARMEADGLDPLPSFVPPHEDPQTRPELASRFPIQLLSPPRPQFLNSTFANSESHRKAAGDPTIELSAEDAASRGMAEGDWAEVFNDRGRFVARVALTGAVRSGSATSPGIYWSRLVPGGSGVNATTSSALTDMGGGATFFDNLVQVRRLDGPPPSSPLDR
- a CDS encoding pyridoxamine 5'-phosphate oxidase family protein, with the protein product MNDPPWRIAIERALTLQGHDPASRWVQLATVALDGAPAVRTVVFRGFLPGADTLEFTTDLRSAKAEQLAEDSRAEACWLFRESREQFRLAGRLRLVAEDHPEADLAAARLARWGEAPTSTRLSFSWPDPGAPRAEPRRFRVPAPEPDRPPPTFALLLLEPDRVDHLDLRPDPHARIRYHRPGGPGGRAPWEAVEVNP
- the cyaB gene encoding class IV adenylate cyclase, with the translated sequence MSPFEVEMKFRGADHAALARLLAELGGQAGEAVEQEDIYLSHPSRDFRETDEALRLRRDGAENRVTYKGPKLAGPTKTREELELTYEAGADSLARMERLFVNLGFRPVATVRKTRIGYRLSFEGRPMQVGLDTVDGLGVFAEVEAIAHGPADLPEAQQYVLELAGRLGLGADQVEVRSYLRLLMERLDRGGAPA
- a CDS encoding retroviral-like aspartic protease family protein, whose protein sequence is METEPVGRAVTEARIENLEDLWAVKKGVMTPDEARAETVPDALVDTGATLLSLPTEMIRRLGLSRTGTRRVRSSSGVGEAGMYEAVRLTIGAGVAPWTCSKSLTGPRR
- the thiO gene encoding glycine oxidase ThiO; the encoded protein is MPESKSHPDVVVVGGGVIGLSIAYLLAREGLRPVVLDRRELGREASWAGAGIIAPGSEIPQALPMARLRTRSAGLYPEWSERLREETGIDNGYRRSGAVDVAFDPKGENDLMAAAGRWRAEGIAFERLEPRDFDRVEPALSPELRVAYFVPDRAQIRNPRHLRALADSAGRRGARLLPGVPCTGFEVSGGRVIAVKTPAGPIPCGSAVVSAGPWTGDLLGSLGVRVATPPVKGQIVLLRSERPVLRRIVELGSRYLVPRDDGRVLVGATEEDAGFDARPTASASRDLIDLAIRLCPVLADSAVEATWAGLRPGSMDSRPIIGVVPGYENLIVAAGHRRSGLQLSPATAEVVADLLLGRRPFVDLTDFRPDRPAAPPVPEAFRS